Proteins encoded together in one Bacteroidota bacterium window:
- a CDS encoding TetR/AcrR family transcriptional regulator, with protein sequence MTQPSLTAQRRAEEKEQRRQSILDAAEHSIGRKGLDALTMGDIAEAARLSRGLVYVYFQDKIDLFNALAHQAMTELTSRFQAAVAAHEEGISQIRAVGHAYITFAYERPVLFEALARFETRELDPDEAEHHEAAMLGASHSTMETMIGAIAHGQADGSIRPDLDPAKTAVTLWGFIHGMIQVGSMKNAMLEQQFGFDSEALMGHAFEMADLMLRPS encoded by the coding sequence ATGACCCAGCCCTCGCTCACCGCCCAGCGCCGCGCCGAAGAAAAGGAGCAGCGCCGCCAGTCGATCCTCGACGCCGCCGAGCACAGTATCGGCCGCAAGGGCCTCGACGCGCTCACGATGGGTGACATCGCCGAGGCCGCCCGCCTCAGCCGAGGCCTCGTCTACGTCTACTTTCAGGACAAAATCGACCTCTTCAACGCGCTCGCTCACCAGGCGATGACGGAGCTCACCAGCCGGTTCCAGGCAGCCGTCGCCGCGCACGAGGAGGGGATCAGCCAGATTCGCGCGGTCGGGCACGCGTACATCACCTTCGCCTACGAGCGGCCGGTGCTCTTCGAGGCCCTCGCCCGGTTCGAGACCCGGGAACTCGACCCCGACGAGGCCGAGCACCACGAGGCGGCGATGCTCGGCGCGAGCCACAGTACGATGGAGACGATGATCGGCGCGATTGCCCACGGGCAGGCCGACGGCTCTATCCGCCCCGACCTCGACCCCGCCAAGACGGCCGTCACGCTGTGGGGGTTCATCCACGGCATGATCCAGGTCGGCTCGATGAAAAACGCGATGCTGGAGCAGCAGTTCGGCTTCGACAGCGAGGCGCTGATGGGCCACGCCTTCGAGATGGCGGACCTCATGCTGCGCCCGAGCTAG
- a CDS encoding choice-of-anchor D domain-containing protein has product MSRSVLVLLAGSALLLLAPSSTAQAPFLETGGLVVIEAETELVPGGGHPDGWRLMPDEADSDHPAFPGATGGRYLQWDDGNNYGNPGQGTMAFPVRISQAGTYRFQWRSKVGFGSNATEHNDSWLKIDADAFYGEKGNGSIVCPKGYDPAQNDCTGDVPNGSGSGGWFKAYSSGTTDWTWSTRTSDNDAHDLFARFDAPGTYTVRVSGRSDGHLLDRLVLYHSSVGSGDALDLDNPESPRDGDSGGGDVVVEGELKRWHPVSLTFTGPDVSESDSANPFLRYRLNVAVTAPSGAVHVVPGFFAADGDAAETSAAAGDQWRAIYTPAETGTHTFAASFREGTDVAVSLSPGAGTPTAFDGLAGSFAVGETDKSAPDFRGRGVLRYVGEHYLRFDDGSYFIKGGADSPENFLGYYEFDNTQDNGGSGNDLTDGLHRYDPHLGDWQSGDPTWQGGKGKRIVGAVNYLASEGVNSQYFITMNVQGDGREVYPWTAYGERRRFDVSKLAQWDVVLRHMTARGVKLHVLTQETENDQLLNGGDLGTERKLYYRELVARFGYHPALVWNLGEENTNTDAQRRAFADYVRALDPYAHPIVVHTYPGDHEAVFGPLLGFPNLDGPSLQLGGMNNGYGPSEEWVRRSADAGRPWVVTLDEPGNATVGCSPDGAGNNHRACRGEALWANLFAGGAGVEWYFGYSRPHNDLDLEDFRSRDRLWDYTRYAVSFMHDHLPFTEMATVRASSVGADGDTYLFAQDAPDDGWFVAAVYLPDGTDAFDIPAGTYTVAWFDPRNGGALQSGSVPTVSEGADQSLGTPPGSPSEDWVALLTRTDAPDAPNLSIAPGTLNFGAVEVGETVTRTLGLRNTGTAPLTVQSLALGGPDAADFELATDPSPVVLGPGGEAAAEVAFSPSSEGGKSATLRIASDDPDTPTTTVALTGAGGSASVAVASFTLVDADTDEDVGPLADGDRLVVGEMPAHINVRANTVPAVVGSVRFRLNDDANYQTENSAPYALAGDAEGDYNPWTPAPGAYELTATPFEGANASGGAGTALAITFTVAAATDVEPEDVSDRVVLLQAAPNPLRDRATVRFRLPASVHTHVAVYTLLGERVAVLVDGVLASGLHTVPFRAGSLPSGVYLLRVATARDEATRKLVLIR; this is encoded by the coding sequence TTGAGCCGAAGCGTCCTCGTCCTCCTCGCAGGGTCCGCCCTGCTTCTGCTCGCGCCCTCCAGCACCGCGCAGGCGCCCTTCCTCGAAACCGGCGGCCTTGTCGTCATCGAGGCCGAGACGGAACTCGTCCCGGGCGGCGGCCACCCCGACGGCTGGCGGCTGATGCCGGACGAGGCCGACAGCGACCACCCGGCGTTCCCCGGCGCTACCGGCGGCCGCTACCTCCAGTGGGACGACGGCAACAACTACGGCAACCCCGGCCAGGGCACGATGGCTTTCCCCGTCCGGATCAGCCAGGCCGGCACCTACCGCTTCCAGTGGCGGAGCAAGGTCGGCTTCGGCTCGAACGCGACCGAGCACAACGACTCGTGGCTCAAGATCGACGCCGACGCCTTCTACGGCGAGAAGGGCAACGGCAGCATCGTCTGCCCGAAGGGCTACGACCCGGCCCAGAACGACTGCACGGGCGACGTGCCCAACGGGTCCGGCTCGGGCGGGTGGTTCAAGGCCTACTCCAGCGGCACCACGGACTGGACCTGGAGCACGCGCACGAGCGACAACGACGCCCACGACCTCTTCGCCCGCTTCGACGCGCCGGGGACCTACACCGTCCGTGTCTCCGGCCGCTCCGACGGTCACCTCCTCGACCGGCTCGTCCTCTACCACAGCTCCGTCGGCAGCGGCGACGCCCTCGACCTCGACAACCCGGAGTCGCCGCGCGACGGGGACTCCGGCGGGGGAGACGTGGTCGTCGAAGGTGAGTTGAAGCGGTGGCACCCGGTCTCGCTCACCTTCACCGGGCCGGACGTCAGCGAGAGCGACAGTGCGAACCCCTTCCTCCGCTACCGCCTGAACGTCGCGGTGACGGCGCCAAGCGGGGCCGTCCACGTCGTCCCGGGCTTCTTCGCCGCCGACGGCGACGCGGCCGAGACGAGCGCGGCCGCCGGCGACCAATGGCGCGCGATCTACACCCCGGCCGAGACGGGGACCCACACGTTCGCCGCCTCGTTCCGCGAGGGCACCGACGTCGCTGTCAGCCTGAGCCCGGGGGCCGGGACGCCGACCGCGTTCGATGGCCTCGCCGGGTCGTTCGCCGTCGGTGAGACCGACAAGAGCGCGCCCGACTTCCGAGGACGCGGCGTGCTCCGCTACGTCGGCGAGCACTACCTCCGCTTCGACGACGGCTCGTACTTCATCAAGGGCGGTGCCGACAGCCCCGAGAATTTCCTCGGCTACTACGAGTTCGACAACACCCAGGACAACGGCGGCAGCGGCAACGACCTCACCGACGGCCTCCACCGCTACGACCCCCACCTCGGCGACTGGCAGAGCGGCGACCCGACGTGGCAGGGCGGCAAGGGCAAGCGGATCGTCGGCGCGGTCAACTACCTCGCCTCGGAGGGCGTCAACTCGCAGTACTTCATCACGATGAACGTGCAGGGCGACGGCCGCGAGGTCTACCCGTGGACGGCCTACGGCGAGCGCCGCCGCTTCGACGTCTCGAAGCTCGCGCAGTGGGACGTCGTCCTCCGCCACATGACGGCCCGGGGCGTGAAGCTCCATGTGCTTACCCAGGAGACCGAGAACGACCAGCTCCTCAACGGCGGCGACCTCGGGACCGAGCGCAAGCTCTACTACCGCGAACTCGTCGCCCGCTTCGGCTACCACCCGGCCCTCGTGTGGAACCTCGGCGAGGAGAACACCAACACCGACGCTCAGCGCCGCGCCTTCGCCGACTACGTCCGCGCGCTCGACCCCTACGCCCACCCGATCGTGGTCCACACCTACCCCGGCGACCACGAGGCCGTGTTCGGCCCGCTCCTCGGGTTCCCGAACCTGGACGGCCCGAGCCTCCAGCTCGGCGGGATGAACAACGGCTACGGGCCGAGCGAGGAGTGGGTCCGCCGCTCCGCCGACGCCGGGCGGCCGTGGGTCGTCACGCTCGACGAGCCGGGCAACGCGACGGTCGGGTGCTCGCCCGACGGGGCGGGCAACAACCACCGCGCCTGCCGCGGCGAGGCGCTCTGGGCCAACCTCTTCGCCGGCGGCGCGGGCGTCGAGTGGTACTTCGGCTACAGCCGGCCCCACAACGACCTCGACCTCGAAGACTTCCGCAGCCGCGACCGGCTCTGGGACTACACCCGCTACGCGGTCTCGTTCATGCATGACCACCTCCCGTTCACCGAGATGGCGACGGTCCGTGCCTCGTCCGTTGGGGCCGACGGCGACACCTACCTCTTCGCCCAGGACGCGCCCGACGACGGCTGGTTCGTCGCGGCCGTCTACCTCCCCGACGGGACCGACGCCTTCGACATCCCCGCCGGGACATACACCGTCGCGTGGTTCGACCCCCGGAACGGGGGCGCGCTCCAGAGCGGTAGCGTCCCGACCGTGAGCGAAGGGGCGGACCAGTCGCTCGGTACGCCGCCGGGCAGCCCGTCCGAGGACTGGGTCGCGCTCCTCACCCGCACCGACGCCCCCGACGCGCCGAACCTCAGCATCGCACCAGGCACGCTCAACTTCGGCGCCGTCGAGGTGGGCGAGACGGTCACGCGCACGCTCGGCCTCCGCAACACCGGCACGGCTCCGCTGACGGTCCAGTCGCTCGCGCTCGGCGGCCCCGACGCAGCCGACTTCGAGCTGGCGACCGACCCGTCGCCGGTCGTGCTCGGCCCCGGCGGGGAGGCCGCGGCCGAGGTCGCGTTCAGCCCAAGTTCCGAAGGCGGAAAGAGCGCCACGCTCCGCATCGCCAGCGACGACCCGGACACGCCGACGACGACCGTAGCGCTCACCGGAGCGGGCGGCAGCGCGTCGGTCGCCGTCGCCAGCTTCACCCTCGTCGACGCCGACACGGACGAGGACGTGGGGCCGCTTGCGGACGGAGACCGGCTCGTGGTTGGAGAGATGCCGGCCCACATCAACGTGCGCGCGAACACGGTTCCTGCGGTGGTCGGGAGCGTCCGGTTCCGGCTGAACGACGACGCAAACTACCAAACGGAGAACAGCGCGCCCTACGCCCTTGCCGGCGACGCCGAGGGCGACTACAACCCGTGGACGCCAGCACCGGGGGCGTACGAGTTGACGGCAACGCCGTTCGAGGGCGCGAACGCGTCGGGCGGTGCCGGGACGGCGCTCGCCATCACGTTCACCGTCGCCGCTGCCACCGACGTGGAGCCCGAGGACGTGAGCGACCGGGTGGTGCTGCTCCAGGCAGCGCCGAACCCGCTGCGGGACCGAGCGACGGTGCGCTTCCGCTTGCCCGCCTCGGTGCACACCCACGTCGCCGTCTACACCCTCCTCGGCGAGCGCGTCGCTGTGCTGGTGGACGGGGTACTCGCAAGCGGCCTCCACACGGTGCCCTTCCGCGCCGGTAGTCTCCCCAGCGGAGTCTACCTCCTCCGCGTGGCCACTGCGCGCGACGAGGCGACCCGGAAACTCGTGCTGATCCGCTAG
- a CDS encoding GIY-YIG nuclease family protein produces the protein MKVHRYYVYILSNRRRTVLYVGMTNDLTRRVAEHKAGRVEGFTKRYRVRDLLWVGTFRDANDAVAREKQLKNWHRDWKWNLVRQQNPNLVDLADAMTA, from the coding sequence ATGAAAGTGCATCGCTATTATGTCTACATCTTGTCGAACCGACGGCGGACGGTCCTCTACGTCGGGATGACGAACGACTTGACGCGGCGGGTAGCAGAGCACAAGGCGGGGCGCGTTGAGGGCTTCACGAAACGCTACCGCGTCCGGGATTTGCTCTGGGTCGGGACGTTCCGAGACGCGAACGACGCGGTTGCGCGCGAGAAGCAGCTCAAGAATTGGCACCGCGACTGGAAATGGAACCTCGTCCGCCAGCAGAACCCCAACCTCGTCGATCTTGCAGACGCCATGACTGCGTGA
- the recG gene encoding ATP-dependent DNA helicase RecG, with protein sequence MSVLDTDIEELQGVGKRRAEPLRKAGVQTFRDLLRTYPRRYLDRSTVTPIRQLVAGEPVTVVGVVQAKGMIPGRGGKRRLELRVQDASGGTLKCVWFRGATYIQRLFETGGRFAFHGKPEQYGRTFSLAHPDFDRLDDEGAALDTGRIIPLYPGGAALEKVGLNSRAFRRLVYGLIKEHGLEIPEVLPDWVCEEYDLIPGNVALRAIHFPKDRGELGRAMRRLKFEELFFLQLLLALTREQRAEVAGPAFRAPGEFARQFVTEVLPFTLTGAQQRAVEAIAADTMSGTQMNRLVQGDVGSGKTVVAVAAMMQALDSGFQSAFMAPTEILTEQHYANLKDYLEPLGVEVRLLIGGQRKKLREEILGDLKKGRAAVAVGTHALIEETVEFQNLGLAVVDEQHRFGVMQRARMFRKGSRPHMLLMTATPIPRSLAMTVYGDLDVTVIDERPAGRKPIQTKLYTEKRREEAYAFIKDQLRSGRQAYVVYPLVEESEKLDLKDAETGFENLQERFRPYRVDLVHGRMFAYEKEEAMDRFKSGETDILVATTVIEVGVDVSNATVMVIEHAERFGLSQLHQLRGRVGRGAEQSYCLLMADYKRSAEAEERLEAMLATDDGFVISETDLKLRGAGDFFGTRQSGLPAFKLADVVRDAELLSLAREAAFALVERDPDLRQAEHVETRRAFARTAPKSLGFARVG encoded by the coding sequence GTGAGCGTCCTCGACACCGACATCGAAGAACTACAGGGCGTCGGGAAGCGGCGGGCCGAGCCGTTGCGCAAGGCCGGCGTCCAGACCTTCCGCGACCTCCTCCGCACCTACCCCCGGCGCTACCTCGACCGCTCGACCGTCACCCCGATCCGCCAGCTCGTGGCCGGCGAGCCGGTGACCGTCGTCGGGGTCGTCCAGGCGAAGGGGATGATCCCCGGGCGCGGCGGCAAGCGGCGGCTCGAACTCCGCGTCCAGGACGCCTCCGGCGGCACCCTCAAGTGCGTCTGGTTCCGGGGCGCTACCTACATCCAGCGCCTCTTCGAGACCGGCGGGCGCTTCGCCTTCCACGGCAAGCCCGAGCAGTACGGCCGCACCTTCTCCCTTGCCCACCCTGACTTCGACCGGCTCGACGACGAGGGCGCGGCGCTCGACACGGGCCGCATCATCCCGCTCTACCCCGGCGGCGCGGCGCTCGAAAAAGTCGGCCTCAACAGCCGGGCGTTCCGGCGGCTCGTCTACGGCCTTATCAAGGAGCACGGCCTCGAGATTCCCGAAGTCTTGCCGGACTGGGTGTGCGAGGAGTACGATCTCATCCCCGGCAACGTCGCGCTCCGGGCGATCCACTTTCCGAAGGACCGGGGCGAGCTCGGCCGGGCGATGCGGCGGTTGAAGTTCGAGGAGTTGTTCTTCCTCCAGCTCCTCCTCGCCCTCACGCGCGAACAGCGCGCCGAGGTCGCCGGTCCAGCCTTCCGTGCACCCGGCGAGTTCGCGCGGCAGTTCGTGACCGAGGTGCTGCCGTTCACGCTGACGGGCGCGCAGCAGCGGGCCGTCGAGGCCATCGCGGCCGACACGATGAGCGGGACCCAGATGAACCGCCTCGTCCAGGGCGACGTCGGGAGCGGGAAGACGGTCGTCGCCGTCGCGGCGATGATGCAGGCGCTCGACTCGGGCTTCCAGAGCGCCTTCATGGCCCCGACCGAGATCCTCACCGAGCAGCACTACGCCAACCTCAAAGACTACCTCGAACCGCTCGGGGTCGAGGTCCGGCTGCTCATCGGCGGGCAGCGGAAGAAGCTCCGCGAGGAGATCCTGGGCGACCTGAAAAAAGGCCGCGCGGCGGTCGCGGTCGGGACCCACGCGCTCATCGAGGAGACGGTCGAGTTCCAGAACCTCGGCCTCGCTGTCGTCGACGAGCAGCACCGGTTCGGGGTGATGCAGCGCGCGCGGATGTTCCGCAAAGGCTCCCGCCCGCACATGCTCCTCATGACCGCGACGCCCATCCCCCGCTCGCTCGCGATGACCGTCTACGGCGACCTCGACGTGACCGTCATCGACGAGCGGCCGGCCGGGCGCAAGCCGATCCAGACCAAGCTCTACACCGAGAAGCGCCGCGAGGAAGCCTACGCGTTCATCAAGGACCAGCTCCGGTCCGGGCGGCAGGCCTACGTCGTCTACCCCCTCGTCGAGGAGTCGGAAAAGCTCGACCTCAAAGACGCAGAGACCGGCTTCGAGAATCTTCAGGAGCGGTTCCGGCCCTACCGGGTCGACCTCGTCCACGGGCGGATGTTCGCCTACGAGAAGGAGGAGGCGATGGACCGCTTCAAGTCGGGCGAGACCGACATCCTCGTCGCCACGACCGTGATCGAGGTTGGCGTCGACGTCTCGAACGCGACCGTGATGGTGATCGAGCACGCCGAGCGCTTCGGGCTCTCGCAGCTCCACCAACTTCGGGGCCGCGTCGGGCGGGGCGCGGAGCAGAGCTACTGCCTCCTCATGGCCGACTACAAGCGCTCCGCCGAGGCTGAGGAGCGCCTCGAAGCCATGCTCGCCACCGACGACGGCTTCGTGATCTCCGAGACCGACCTCAAGCTCCGCGGCGCGGGCGACTTCTTCGGCACCCGCCAGTCCGGCCTCCCGGCCTTCAAACTCGCCGACGTCGTCCGCGACGCCGAACTACTAAGTCTTGCCCGCGAAGCCGCCTTCGCCCTCGTCGAGCGCGACCCCGACCTCCGGCAGGCCGAGCACGTCGAGACCCGCCGCGCCTTCGCCCGCACCGCCCCCAAAAGCCTCGGCTTCGCCCGCGTAGGGTGA
- a CDS encoding nuclear transport factor 2 family protein — protein MPSILEMTHDLAQLADSGQWKEAIDTYYADDVTITEATGETAQGRETQLGRMAEFFGSIREVHGGGIHVVTANEDAGVSMIESWFDATFADGKRTNLEEVERYVWKDGKVTDARFYYATSEPSA, from the coding sequence ATGCCTTCTATCCTTGAGATGACCCACGACCTCGCCCAGCTCGCCGACTCCGGCCAGTGGAAAGAGGCCATCGACACCTACTACGCCGACGACGTGACGATCACCGAGGCGACCGGTGAGACCGCCCAGGGCCGCGAGACCCAGCTCGGCCGCATGGCCGAGTTCTTCGGGTCGATCCGCGAGGTGCACGGCGGCGGCATCCACGTCGTCACCGCCAACGAGGACGCGGGCGTGTCCATGATCGAGTCCTGGTTCGACGCGACGTTCGCCGACGGCAAGCGGACCAACCTGGAAGAGGTCGAGCGCTATGTGTGGAAGGACGGCAAGGTGACCGACGCCCGGTTCTACTACGCCACCTCCGAGCCGTCGGCGTAG
- a CDS encoding GspE/PulE family protein translates to MTNEPARDETSSTEPQPNGSAAPDGRGSSSPPLPDAISELPDAISELPASIGDQFDVAPSDTELAAEAFSPLNVEDRVVISLLFNEAIRVEHVERAWHRRHELAQEGTPVKLWRALAMDPSLDASMVYAEAANVFAFKTTQFAKDAVLACIRKVEDLFSSEQWSQMQALKVLPAAASEEQQDAPTRRAADRKRPGRGATEARPVGRWIFITHDPTNPEIHRFLNKLHLQSYDLQYAPEDLLAELTEESGVSENVVRNEYLEKVQESSEYAFDFGLEADDAPLVEDEELEAEINRSALINLFEAALFEGVRRGASDVHICPNEDGYISINFRVDGDLAQWYVEDKAPPEAFLAVAKDRSRNVDRFEREKGQDGFIQRTVDGTLIRYRVSVLPIAHSDQETRHESIVIRILDDSKVVDNLDKLGLGERGLQLFKEAIRQPHGMVILTGPTGSGKSTTLYAALHEVRSPKRNVLTVEDPVEYVLPGIRQIKVSHKLSVKEALRFILRHDPDVVMVGEMRDQDTAELGIKLANTGHLTFSTLHTNDAPSAVSRLYKMGVEPFLIAHSVTLVAAQRLLRVLCPACKQPDPDPDLETLRRMGFQPGEGETFLRAAPASGCKNCNGNGYRGRRAVAEVMAMTKPIRERIIQAEGNLDEDALRDAAVADGMTTLKDAAWAVVREGETSIEEMVRVVGVLH, encoded by the coding sequence ATGACGAACGAGCCCGCCCGGGACGAGACCTCCTCAACGGAGCCGCAGCCCAACGGTTCGGCAGCACCGGACGGGAGGGGTAGCTCCAGCCCGCCGCTACCGGACGCGATCAGCGAACTGCCGGATGCCATCAGCGAACTGCCCGCTTCCATCGGCGACCAGTTCGACGTGGCTCCGTCGGACACCGAGCTAGCGGCGGAGGCGTTCTCGCCGCTCAACGTCGAGGACCGGGTGGTGATCTCGCTGCTGTTCAACGAGGCGATCCGCGTGGAGCACGTCGAGCGGGCGTGGCACCGGCGGCACGAGCTAGCGCAGGAGGGGACGCCGGTCAAGCTCTGGCGCGCCCTGGCCATGGACCCGAGCCTCGACGCGTCGATGGTCTACGCCGAGGCGGCCAACGTCTTCGCGTTCAAGACCACGCAGTTCGCTAAAGACGCTGTCCTGGCCTGCATCCGCAAGGTGGAGGACCTGTTCTCGTCGGAGCAGTGGAGCCAGATGCAGGCGCTGAAGGTGTTGCCGGCGGCGGCCAGCGAAGAGCAGCAGGACGCGCCGACGCGCCGGGCAGCCGACAGAAAAAGGCCGGGCCGGGGGGCCACAGAGGCGCGGCCCGTCGGGCGCTGGATCTTCATCACCCACGACCCGACGAACCCGGAGATCCACCGCTTCCTCAACAAGCTCCACCTCCAGTCCTACGACCTCCAGTACGCCCCGGAAGACCTCCTCGCCGAACTCACCGAGGAGTCCGGCGTCAGCGAGAACGTGGTCCGCAACGAGTACCTGGAGAAGGTGCAGGAGAGTTCGGAGTACGCCTTCGACTTCGGGCTCGAGGCCGACGACGCGCCGCTCGTGGAGGACGAGGAGCTCGAAGCCGAGATCAACCGGAGCGCGCTCATCAACCTGTTCGAGGCTGCGCTTTTCGAGGGCGTGCGGCGCGGGGCCTCCGACGTCCACATCTGCCCCAACGAGGACGGCTACATCAGCATCAACTTTCGCGTTGACGGCGACCTCGCCCAGTGGTACGTCGAGGACAAGGCCCCGCCCGAGGCGTTCCTGGCTGTCGCCAAAGACCGGAGCCGCAACGTGGACCGGTTCGAGCGCGAGAAGGGCCAGGACGGCTTCATCCAGCGCACCGTCGACGGCACCCTCATCCGCTACCGCGTCTCGGTCCTCCCGATCGCGCACTCCGACCAGGAGACGCGCCACGAGAGCATCGTCATCCGCATCCTCGACGACAGCAAGGTCGTCGACAACCTCGACAAGCTCGGGCTCGGCGAGCGGGGGCTCCAGCTCTTCAAGGAGGCCATCCGGCAGCCGCACGGGATGGTCATCCTGACCGGCCCCACCGGCTCGGGCAAGTCGACGACGCTCTACGCTGCCCTCCACGAGGTCCGCTCCCCGAAGCGCAACGTCCTCACCGTCGAGGACCCCGTCGAGTACGTCCTTCCCGGCATCCGGCAGATCAAGGTCAGCCACAAGCTCTCGGTCAAGGAGGCCCTCCGCTTCATCCTCCGCCACGACCCCGACGTGGTGATGGTCGGCGAGATGCGCGACCAGGACACGGCCGAGCTCGGCATCAAGCTCGCCAACACGGGCCACCTGACGTTCTCGACGCTCCACACGAACGATGCCCCGAGTGCCGTCAGCCGCCTCTACAAGATGGGCGTCGAGCCCTTCCTAATCGCCCACTCCGTCACGCTCGTCGCGGCGCAGCGCCTCCTCCGGGTGCTCTGCCCGGCCTGCAAGCAGCCCGACCCCGACCCGGACCTGGAGACGCTCCGGCGCATGGGCTTCCAGCCCGGCGAGGGCGAGACCTTCCTCCGCGCCGCCCCCGCCTCGGGCTGCAAGAACTGCAACGGCAACGGCTACCGGGGCCGCCGCGCCGTAGCCGAGGTGATGGCGATGACGAAGCCCATCCGCGAGCGCATCATCCAGGCCGAAGGCAACCTCGACGAAGACGCCCTCCGCGACGCGGCCGTGGCCGACGGGATGACCACGCTCAAGGACGCCGCGTGGGCCGTCGTCCGCGAGGGCGAGACGAGCATCGAGGAGATGGTCCGCGTCGTCGGCGTGCTACACTGA
- a CDS encoding transposase, producing the protein MLLAEPARRYDPTRQRRRSVRLPFHGYADGVYFVTICTHGQVPLFGEVVDGGMCLSGLGAMVWEEWERTGDIRAEVVLDAFVVMPNHVHGIFGIIGDDATPTGGVGATGRSPLRSGPNARPGPPPKSLGALVAGFKSAVTKRVNAARGTPGVVVWQRNYHERVLRDERELGVARRYIADNPLRWTFDRYGPDDTV; encoded by the coding sequence ATGCTCCTCGCCGAACCCGCCCGCCGCTACGACCCGACTCGGCAGCGCCGCCGCTCGGTCCGCCTGCCGTTTCACGGCTACGCCGACGGGGTGTACTTTGTGACGATCTGCACGCACGGCCAGGTGCCCCTGTTCGGCGAGGTCGTGGACGGGGGAATGTGCCTGTCGGGCCTCGGGGCGATGGTGTGGGAGGAATGGGAACGGACAGGGGATATCCGGGCCGAGGTCGTATTGGACGCCTTTGTTGTCATGCCGAACCACGTTCACGGGATCTTCGGCATCATCGGCGATGACGCAACGCCCACCGGTGGCGTAGGGGCGACCGGCCGGTCGCCCCTACGGTCGGGACCAAACGCACGACCGGGACCTCCGCCAAAATCGTTGGGGGCGCTTGTCGCCGGGTTCAAATCCGCCGTCACGAAACGGGTCAACGCGGCGCGCGGGACGCCGGGGGTGGTGGTCTGGCAGCGCAATTACCACGAGCGCGTCCTGCGGGACGAGCGCGAACTGGGCGTCGCTCGCCGGTATATCGCCGACAATCCGCTCCGGTGGACCTTTGACCGGTACGGACCAGATGACACAGTCTGA